Within the Ignavibacteriales bacterium genome, the region GGTTGAATGAGAAATAAATTAATCGGGATATTTTTTGAATGAAAATTCATTATCATTTTTTCCGCTGTTTTTATTAATTCTGACTTCGTCTTAATGTTTAATTCAACACCATTCAATTCAGTTTTATGGATTATTTTATCACCAATTGCTTTTATCACTATAGGGAAGTTAAAATCTTTATTCTTCAGGTCCTCAAAACTTAATATTTCATTGTTGATTAATGGCAGCTTATAATACTCACACAATTCTGCTATCTCGCTATTGGATAAAAGCCTTCCCAGCTTTTTATTTAACTTAAAATTTTTTGTTCGAGCATCTTTTTTAATTCTACCATTATTTAATTTTTTATTTTGAAACTTTAACAAATTATTAATAACAACCGCCGGATCTTCGGGTCTCTTAAATAAAGGTCGCTTTGATTTTGATTCGGTTCGGTACTCCTGCCAAAATTCTGGTAACGGCATTACAACCTGAAAAATTGGTTTTTCAGATTTAATGTCATTGATCTCTTCAATAACTGAAAGGGCTTTAACCATTATTGGTTCAACAAAAACTGAAATTACCGTATCCACATTTTTATCCCTATAAGAATTTCGTTTACAGCTTTAAACTGTTCAGCGCTACCGCCTGGGAGTAAATCAACAGGATTATTTACACTCCCTTCACGATGAACGATATCCCTTAGCTTTCTTTTTGTTTCTGGGGATAGTTCCGCAAGTGCAAGATTGTTTTTTTCAAGTGTATCAACTGTTAGAATTGCTGGTCCCCCGGCATTCGTAACTACTGCAACACGATTTCCTCTCGGTGCTGGAAAATCTTCAAATCCTTTAGCACTGTTAAACATATCATTTAAATCATCCGCGCGAATAATTCCAAACTGAGTTAAGATTGCATCAACCACCTTGTCACTGCTGCCAAGAGCGCCTGTGTGTGATGAGGCGGCTTTATTCCACTCAAGTTCTCCCCCCTTAAGAACAATAACCGGTTTTATAATTTTATCTTCAATAAAATATTTAATGAACTTCTCGCCATCAACAAAACTTTCTAAGTAATAAGTTATCACACTTACATCTTTACAGTTCTGCCAGTATTCTAAAAGATCATTTTCATTTATATCAGCTTTGTTACCAACGCTTATAAATTGTCCAAATCGAATATCAGTTTCGCGCAATGAATTTAGTACTGCGGCGCCAATGGCTCCACTTTGCGAACAAAAAGCCATAGTCCCTTTTTGTGGTTCTTCAGCAACAAATGTTGCATTCATTTTAATTGATGGAAGCGCATTAATAATTCCCATACAATTTGGACCAACCATTCTTGCTTTGGATTCTCGTATAAATTTTAGAATTCTCTTCTCGGCTTCGCACCAGCCTCCCCTGTTTCTTTAAATCCAGCCGTAATAAGAATGATTGCCTCAATTTTTTTTCTGATTAGTTCTTTTAGTGTTTCTTCAACAAATTGTTTTGGCACCATTACAATTGCAAGATCAATTCGATAGTTTATATCTCTTATCGTTGGATAACATCTGTAGCCAAGAATTTCCTCTGTTTTAGGATTTACAAGCGCAAGATCACCCGTATATCCATATTGTTTGACTGATTTTGTTAATTCGTAACCAAGGCTTTTAGGTTTTGAAGATGCACCCACGATGCAAATTGATTTAGGTTAGAAAAAAGAATCGAACAAACTGGACATACATTTTCCCTTTATTTTTTATAAACAAACTTAATAGAAACAATTAAATCAATTATAATTAACCACTAAAAAATATTTTTAACCTTTCCTACAGAATTATTTTTTACTCATAGTAACTATTTTAATATTTCGTTAGTCTTAATTAAAAACAAAGAATCGTCAACAATTATGAATTTTTTTTCAGTCTTACTGGTTTTCATTTTCATCTATTCATTTTCAAAAGCACAAATTGTTACTCCAAATTTAGACAAAGCAGTAAACCTTCACACAGTTGATGAAGATATATTAATTGATGGGGTGATTGATCCAATTTGGGGTCAAGCCGATTCGGCAATCAACTTTTTTCAGTTGCAGCCATACTTCAACCAAACTCCTTCGGTTAAAACTGTAGCCAAGGTTCTAACGACAAATGATGCACTATATTGTTTGATGATTTGTTTCGAAGAGTTGGGAAAAATTCAACAAACAACAGGTATGCTTGACCAATTCAGCGGAGATATTGTATCTATAATGCTCGACACATTTGGAGATAATAAAACCGCATATAAATTTGCTGTTACTGCTTCAGGTGGACGAGCAGATTCCCGGCTGCTCGATGATGCAAGAAATCGCGACTATAGCTGGGATGGTATCTGGTTCGCCGAATCAAAAATTTATGATTGGGGCTATGTTGTTGAAATTCAAATTCCTTACAAATCTATACAGTATGATGAAACTTTAACTGAATGGGGTATAGATTTCGACCGCTGGTTCGGTTACAATTCTGAAGATATATACTGGTGTGAGTACGAACAGAATGAAGGTCAAAGAATTTCCAAGTTTGGAACTCTGCTTCTAAACGATTTTAAACCTCAGGTAAAAGGATTAAATCTTGAAATTTATCCTGTTGCAATTGGGAAGCTAAATTATATTGGAAATGAAAATACGATTTCGATCCTGATATAGGGCTTGATGTACTTTATAATCCATCACAAAAATTAAAATTTTTATTAACTGTCAATCCTGATTTTGCACAGATTGAAGCTGATCCGTTTACATTTAATATTTCCCGGTATGAAACTTTTTTAGCGAGCGCCGACCTTTTTTTTACCGAAGGCAGTGAAGTTTTCAATGCATCCGGAAGACAAAATAACACCGGTTTCTACCGCCCCTCGAACTTTTTATTCGAGACGAATAGGCAAAAAAACTTCCGGGGGAAAGAGGTGCCTTTAACCTTTGGCACAAAAGCGTTTGGACGGTTTGGTGATTGGGAGTACGGCGGGTTTGTTTCAATGACAGGCGAAACGGATTATTCAATTGAAGGACAAAACATTACCGAACCAAAGTCAATATTTGGTTCGGCAAGAATCAAAAAACAAATTTTTCAAAACTCAACAATTGGAGTTTTATTTGTTGGGAAAAAGAATCAAGATAATATCTATGGAGTTATTGATATTGACGGCGCATTCAGAGAATCGACCTGGCAGCTTGCCTATCAACGCCCGATCCATTAAAAATGATCAAGGGTGATTTTGCCGGCTCTGCGGGATTTACAATGTTTGGTGAAAATTGGTTGAACCTTGCTCGTATTCGGTACGTTGGAAATAACTTTGATATTAATGAAGTCGGTTTTGTGCCCTGGCAAGGACGACTGAATTCGCTGGCATCTCAGGTCCATCGTGGTATTTTGATGATGGTTACATTAGACAAATACTTCTTTATGGCGGTATCGCAGGAAACTACGAAAAAATAGACGCATACACTGATTTGCAGGCTGTTATAGGATTCAATATGCAGCTTCGAGACAACTGGGGATATGAAATAACTTTCGGGAAAGGTAAAACTAAAGATGCTGGAAAAACTTTTTCATCTTACGATTTAAATATTAGCAGCTGGTATAATATTTCACCTGTGTGGAATGGGAATCTGTGGGGGGGATATTCAAAAACCTATAACTTCTCACGTGATTATCTCGCCTTCTATGCTTTCACCGGAGCTTCGATAGCCTGGGACGCTTTAAATGTTTTGAACCTCGGTTCGGATATTAATGTTTATGTTGAAGGCAATCCAGAAGGGTTGGTGGAAGATGTTACTTACAATATGCGCCCTTATGCAGCTCTAACCCCATTTAACAATTTTAGTTTGAGGATTTATGTTGATAACGTTTATGTAAGATCAACAGATAAATTAGAAAGTATAATTTTCGGTTTGTTATTCTCTTATAATTTTTCACCTAAAAGTTGGATTTATTTTGCATTTAATGAATTTAGAGATCGAAGCCTCCAATTCGACATTCAGGGAAATTCTCTTCCCTTAAAATTGCATGTAACAGATAGAGCAGCAGTAATTAAAATAAAATACCTTTATTACTTTTAATTTTTTCTCATTTACCTCAACACATAAAATTCCTTAGAATCATTTTTCTATTCTAAGGAATTTCTATTTTAAAGAGTAAATTTTTAATTACTAAGAAGTCTTCTTTTATAATGAATATCAATATGAGTAACAAAAATAATTCAGACGAAAAGAACTTACCACCTTGGTTAAAATGGGCTAGAGAAATTCAGACACTTTCTCAAACAGGGCTTGCATTTGCACAAACGAAATATGAAACGGAGCGATACAATCGTTTAACAGAAATAGCCGCTGAAATTATTTCGCTCCATTGCGAAGCTGAATCTACCGAATTAGCAAAAATATTTCTATCACATCCGGGTTATGCAACTCCTAAAATTGATGTTCGTGCTGCTGTGATTAACCAAAATCGAATACTATTAGTGCAGGAACGAGCGGATAATTGTTGGGCGATGCCCGGCGGCTGGGCTGATGTTGGTGATTTACCTTCCGAAGTTGCAATCAGGGAGACAAAAGAAGAAAGTGGATTTGATGTACAGCCAAAAAAAATAATTGGCGTGTTCGATGCAAATAGATCGGGCAGACCATTGGAATTTTTTCATGCATTCAAAATTATTTTTTTGTGCGAATTGATCGGTGGAGAGGCGACAGACAGCGAGGAAACTCTTGAAGCAAAATTTTTTCCATTCGATAACCTTCCCCCCTTTTCACAAAATCGAACTAATCACAAACACATTGATGAATTATTAAAACATTTATCTAATCCGAACAGAATGACTTTTTTCGACTAACTCTAACCTTGAAAATTATTTTTTTGTGTGTGCCGTCGCAAAATGGTTTGCTTGCGGATCCCCACATCGGCAAAGTGAAACACTGCCTCTTGACTTCACTTTATTTCCACGAGAGTCAAATATGTCAAAATTTCCCTTAATATTTATTGGACCATTTTCTGAAACTACAATTTGAATTGCATCCCCCCGCTTTAATTCGCTTTCTGACTTTAATACCTCTTTGACAGTTAATGCACCTGACGGACATTTATTGACAGTTTCCAAAATTTGATCTGTGCTTGCACCAAAAATATTTATCCACGGTGATTGAGTTGAGTTAAAAACTTTTGGCAGCCCATGAATGCAATTAGCGGAATGCTGGCATTTTGATGCTTGCCACAATATCGTTATTTCTCCATTTGAGTACTCTTTTTTTATATCCATTTGTTTGTTAAAATTTAAGATCGTGCTATTATCTGCTATGTCAGGCATTCATTTTTTAATTTGGAAATATTGTTTTTTTATTGAAAAGAACATTAGCATTTTTTCAGTTATAATCACAGAAATGCATTTTAATTTTACAAATTACATGCTAGAGATTTTTCTTTTCTTTGTAAGCCCTAATTTAATGGCGACTGCGCTAACAGCTTGTGTACTTCGATTAACTTTGCCGGCTAATTCCTGAAGTGGAATTCGTCCGTAATTTTCTCTCATAATTTGAAATTCCTCTTCAGTCCAGGGACGACTTCTGCCCGCACTAACTCCGAGCGGCCCAACTATTGTGATAATTGCATTTATGCTTCGACCTAATTGGCGTGCAATTTCTTTGGTAGGGATTTTTATAATTACGTATTACAAAATCCTGATCCTCTTTTGTCCATGAGTCTGCCTTTATCCCGCAGCTTCAACCCCTGCCTATTTGCTTGATGAGACACCGCACTATGAGTGCCCAAGTTCCGAAGCAATTTCTCCATACGACTTTGTTTGATAGTTCTGCTTCAAATAATCAATTTCTTCCTTAGTCCATTCATGATCATGTCTTGGTCTGTTTATTCCAAGCACTTGCGCCTGTAATAGAACCGCGTATTTAGATCTATTCAATTTTTCCGAAATAGACTCAAGTGCATTTTTTCTATCCGAATATAATTCACGTAAAATATTTTTTTCTTCCTCTGTCCACGATGGTGATTTTACTGCACTCAGGTTTAAAAATTTTGCTCTGTTCATAATTGAAGGAATACTTCGACGAAGAGTATGAGAAATGGATAAATTTTTCCGATCGGCGTAATGCCTTATTAAATAATTGTCCTCCCATTTTTCCCAAGGTCGCACTTTACTAAACCGAATACCAAGTTTTGCCGCCTTTGCCATAACATTATCGGGTTTTCTGCCTAATAATTTTGCCACGGGTTTTGCACCTTTTTTACTATATAATCTTTTAAGGATTTTTATTTCTTCTTCCGACCATTTATTGAGCATTAGTGAGTTCCCTGAAATGTTTGAATGCTATTTATTTGTTTATTGGCTAATTTTTTATGATGAATTTATAGGTTTGAATTCGACTTAGATTTGAAAACGTCTATTTGATTTTGTTTAATTTTTTTTATTCTAATATTCCTAAAACATCTAACTCATTAACGTTTTAGTAGAATAACTTAAGTACTTTGCAAATATAGAATGAATAATCATAAAAAGGAAAGCCTCTTTAATTAACTATTTTACCTATCAATTGCGATCTAAAATTATTTTCTATTTCGTTTTGCAGCGGCATTATATGTTTGTTGTTTTCAAATTATATGAAGAAAAGTATTTGGAGTTGTTAGAAAAAAGACGAACAACATTAAAATTGTAGAGACGCATCGAAATGCATCTTTGCTTAAAAAATTATCCCAACAACTCCCTAACCTGACTTATCACATTACTCAAATCAACAGAAAAGCGTTGTGCTGTATTAACATCGAATATTCTAATTTGATATTTTTTTGCTCTCAGGATTTTTTAGAAAATTCTTTGGAGAAACAACAGAATGTCCAAGTTTTTTCTCTAATTGTTTTCTTGCATCGCCAGCGATTTTTCCTCCGGCTTTTGCATCAGATTTTAATTTTGGAACTCCTTTTGAATCTTCTGTACGATGTATCTCTGTAGTTGATCGTTCACCAAGCATTGTAAAAATAAGTTCAAAGTCATCCATGTGATCACGAAGATTTTCTCTTTTCAATTTCTTTAGTTTTTTATATTGGGCGGGCGTTACTCCAAATGTGGCTTTAGATATTTCTGCTGTTAAAATTTCATAGTCTTTATTTTCTTTTGCTCCACGCTTTTGCCATTCATCAGTTAATTCTTCGCGAATTGCAATGCCGCGCATTCTTTTTTCAATCCAATCTTCAGAGTATCCTTTAAGTTTGTAAAGCATTCTTGTTCTTTTAGATGCTAATTCAGGATTCTCAATTTCCTGAACTCTTTCATATCCAACCTTTGCCAGCCATCTTTTGAATGGCTCAGCTTTAGGGGATGGAATTGATTGGATTATTCGAAAAATTCCTTCTGTATTTGCACAATCTGTTGTCCTCATTTTTCCATCAGATGCTTTTAATTTCAACTGTCGACAAATTGTCGACAGTTCAATTTCATCTTCATCTTTGACTCGTAATTTCATTTTGAACCAATAATCTCTTGGGTTAAGGCTATCAGTTAACGCAAGGATTACA harbors:
- a CDS encoding Bro-N domain-containing protein — translated: MMDETKIVIFKNQQIRKTFYNNEWWFSVVDVILALTDSLNPRDYWFKMKLRVKDEDEIELSTICRQLKLKASDGKMRTTDCANTEGIFRIIQSIPSPKAEPFKRWLAKVGYERVQEIENPELASKRTRMLYKLKGYSEDWIEKRMRGIAIREELTDEWQKRGAKENKDYEILTAEISKATFGVTPAQYKKLKKLKRENLRDHMDDFELIFTMLGERSTTEIHRTEDSKGVPKLKSDAKAGGKIAGDARKQLEKKLGHSVVSPKNFLKNPESKKISN
- a CDS encoding carbohydrate binding family 9 domain-containing protein, which gives rise to MNFFSVLLVFIFIYSFSKAQIVTPNLDKAVNLHTVDEDILIDGVIDPIWGQADSAINFFQLQPYFNQTPSVKTVAKVLTTNDALYCLMICFEELGKIQQTTGMLDQFSGDIVSIMLDTFGDNKTAYKFAVTASGGRADSRLLDDARNRDYSWDGIWFAESKIYDWGYVVEIQIPYKSIQYDETLTEWGIDFDRWFGYNSEDIYWCEYEQNEGQRISKFGTLLLNDFKPQVKGLNLEIYPVAIGKLNYIGNENTISILI
- a CDS encoding NUDIX hydrolase, yielding MSNKNNSDEKNLPPWLKWAREIQTLSQTGLAFAQTKYETERYNRLTEIAAEIISLHCEAESTELAKIFLSHPGYATPKIDVRAAVINQNRILLVQERADNCWAMPGGWADVGDLPSEVAIRETKEESGFDVQPKKIIGVFDANRSGRPLEFFHAFKIIFLCELIGGEATDSEETLEAKFFPFDNLPPFSQNRTNHKHIDELLKHLSNPNRMTFFD